Within Carassius gibelio isolate Cgi1373 ecotype wild population from Czech Republic chromosome A16, carGib1.2-hapl.c, whole genome shotgun sequence, the genomic segment TGATGGGCTATGAGTCTGAACGTGTTGGGTCACATGACTGTGGGTTATGAACCTTTGAAAGGGGGCATGCTGTGGTGTTGTGATAGAAGTGTACAAACCTCATGTGTTGCTTATATATTCAGGTATTAAAAGAAAGAAACGAGATCCAAATATGTTGAATAAGTCTAATGGCATCTTTCTGCAATTGTGTCCTTTTATGCAGTTGGAGGGGCATTTGCTTTGGGAGTCTACACCATCCtgtttttgaaaatgtactcCTATAAGGATGTTAATAGGTGGTGCAGAGAGAGAACACAAGTGAAGGCCCGCAGCCTCTCCAGATCTCTTTCATGTGAGTAAATACATCCACCTCTCATCAAACATTAGGTGAAGAAGTATAAAGGGTATGGAAATGCTAGTTCAATGTATTTACTGGAGTGCAGTATACAGTATGTCCAAAACTGAGATGTCATTTTTGTGCCCCCTGTTGGCTATTATAAGACTAGTTACAATACAATAAATGCAATGCTGCAATTCAGACATTGATCTGGTCCTGGTACATTAATTAGGGGGCCCCATCCATAAAATTGTTTCAGGGTCATGTGAATTTAAGCAACGATCCTGCTACAATGAATGATTTACTGTTTGCACTGAAAAGGTAGAAGGAAAATGTGTTACACAAAAGAAACAAGATTAAGATGTTAATACATAAATTAAAGTTTAAGAGGTTGTTCATAAGTTATACAGTCCCATCAGGATTTCATTGgattttttcatatatttgaaGCCCAAAATAACAGATTTTTCTGTACCTTTTCTCAAAAATTGTGGTAGTATTTGCAgcaattttgtgtgtgttgtttagcAGTGAAAAGCTACCAATAATCCTTatgtttatgtaataaaatgcacaAGGCAATTAGTGACATAGTGTATAGAAATCTTTATAATTATGCAGAATAGTGTTAGACACAGGTTAACATGTTTGCAGAAAAGGTGACAGAAATAAGATAAGAGTGCAAgctagtttacccaaaaatgaaaaccatgtcataatttactcactctcatgttgttccaaacctctatgagtTTCCTTCTTAAAGAACGCTGGTAACTGAACGGTTAGCTATTGACTTCCAaatggggaagaaaaaaaaactatggaagtcaatgactaccgtaaactgtttagttaccaacattcttcaaaatatcttcttatatGTTCCACAAAATAGTAAggcatacagatttggaatgacatgagtgtgagtaagtgatgacagttcatttttgggtggactgtccctttaattctTGTAAGTGCAAGACTGCAAAATCCTGGATGGACTGGTTATGAGatcaattttaatataattgttttagTGATGTCCTTCCGACATTTCAATATGTTTTGTAGTAAATGCTTGTGTGACTGTGCGGAGTGAGTTGCTGAGACCTCATTCCTTAGCTGAACATCAGGTTTAAATGACTTTAGAAGCAGATTCGTTTATCTCTTgacagtttctgtgttttttttaggtCCATCATCTCCATCTGCGTCCAGCCGTATGCAGTCACATGTGTCTTACCCAGGAAATCTCTCTCTCAGGGGTGAGCTGTGCCTTACAGTCCAGTCACCAAATGTTATTTCCAAACTTAATTAaagagtttgttttattttcatgacatttaaCAACAATTTTGTCAAATACTATGACTTCAGATGACCTGAGAACTTGTAGTTAGTATTTTGCCTTGTGTTTTTCagatatgtattattttgtttttgctccAACCCTGTGCTATGAGCTCAATTTTCCCCGCTCTGAATCCATCCGAATGGGATTTCTGCTCAGGAGGCTCTTTGAGATGGTAGGCAATTGGCATAGACATATGTCCTGACAGTATTGGCAGTTCGTGTTGAGCTCATCATTACATTGATAAGTTGCAATACCAGATTTAGTCACTGTATATTATGCCTTGTTAATTTTGTGAATATTGCATTCTTGTCTAaatctgcaaatggcaataaatCATGGGAATTAGCTTTTTGTTTGCAAACAACTGCTGGGAGGGTAATGTATGAgggtaatttttatttatgaaagtgCTTGTTGTTAGGGCATTACTTCTGGTTATAGCTGTTgcaaattacacatttaattcacacacacacagagacattctTATGTAAACAGCATTGTTATCATttcgtttttatattttgtgagaAATCAAAAGTTTTGCTTGTCTCTTGCAGTTGCTCCTCACTCAGTTATTAGTTGGTTTAACGCAGCAGGTGAGCATCACAGTGCATTCGGTAATCACATCACACCTGCAGTTTTCATGTCTTTAAGACATATTTCATATCTAATGTTCTTTCAGTGGATGGTGCCAATCATTCGGAGTTCAATGAAGCCATTGCAGGTTTGTTCATGTgctttatcttctttttttccgTCCCTTAAAAAGAGGCGCTTTATTTAATTCAGTGAAACGTTTTTTATTTTGCAGGAAATGGACTACAGTAGAATGACAGAGCGTCTGCTTAGACTAGCAGTAAGTTAAACCAACTAAACTAAAATCCTCCTCAGAATAGAAACATAAACCTATGTTCAGTTTTTTGCTTAGATCtgttgttttgaaggagaatatGAAGCAAGAAAAGAATGATTGAATGATTACtgatatctttttttatattaggTGCCCAACCATCTCATCTGGTTGATTTTCTTCTACTGTTTTTTCCATTCCTCAATGAACTTTGTGGCTGAGATATTGAGGTTTGGAGATCGGGAATTCTACCGTGACTGGTGGTGAGTGTTCTTTACAGTTATttctctttaaattaaaaaaaagctttatttggGCAGCTAGAGGTACCACTTTCACACCACACTCACGCGTTTGGCTTTAATGCAGTCAGTCCGGTTAATATATGCAATTTCCGCCTGTTCCATTACCATTTAATTTGCAGAATTTTGATTTTAAGTCTCAGATAGATTGTGACTGTGTTTTTTCTAGGAACTCCGAGACAATAACGTACTTCTGGCAAAACTGGAATATTCCCGTGCACAAGTGGTGTCTCCGGTGAGTGAACGGAGGTTTTGAAAGAGACGGCGGACAGCTGTTGGGAGGCGAGATGAAATATGACACAGTAAAACTCACAGAGACTATAATGAAGAGAGACTATAATGTGATCTGTCCGCGAGAAACGTATGGTTATTTACGGTTCACACTGACTGTGAGTTTATGTGCTTCTCTCTCCTGTTTTCAAAGGCACTTTTACAAGCCGTTGCTGAGAAGAGGTGCTGGCAAGTTACTGAGCCAATCAGCTGTATTTTTCGCCTCTGCTTTTTTTCACGAGGTGAGATGTGAATAAATCACGCGCTGTTTTAAATATTCTGTCAGGTCATGGCAAATAAAAGTTAGCGATCTGATCAGGGTAACAACCTGTGTGAATTCTAGCTTTTTTAGAAATGTGCTATTTCTCAATAGCAAAACACTGATATTTTAGTTAGTGTATTTACATACAGAATATTACCTTGGTTTACTATTATTACCATTAAAATACCACATAAACATAAACTAACAAACATGAATCCAATTTTTAAAAACGCTACTTAAAGCCAGGgtaggtgatttggttcaaaaacattttttgttatgctgggtGAAAGTCTCATCCTGataattgttaataaaataataaataataaataaaatttatttcatCAGTGGAAGGCGTAGGACCATACAATGTTTGCCCAATCAAAATCTTCGGTCCTAAGATTACGATAGGCTGTTCTTCCTGCCTATCATGTATTTGCATACCTCCGTGCACCAGACATGATTCACCATCAACGTGTTCCATTACGCTATTGCAGACCAAGTGAGAATGGAAGgcgttattattgtaatataatgtgctttgtactgtaatgttttctcaatGATGTATGAGATATGAGGTAATCTGACAACGATTCATTCAATCCTCCACCAACGCCGTCTCTCATCCTGTCGCTGGTTAGCTCTGGTCTGCCAGTGGACGTTCTTGTGTTTTATAGGAGGCGTGGCTTTACAGAGTGATTATTCAGGGGTGGGATCTtgctttcaaagctagcttgctGTTGCTATTTAAATtcaattggttttattttatttagggctgcaaattgattaattaatcgcatccaaaattaaaatttgtgtTTGCATAATAAAAGCGGGTGtactatgtattttaattatgtagaAATACATACACGtgcatttaaaaagtgttttatttatatattaattctctctccctctctctctctctctctctctctctctctctctctctctctctctctctctctctctctctctatatatatatatatacatgcatgtgtgtatatacataataaatatacacactacacagacatattttatgtaaaacaaacttttactttggatgcgattaattgcaattaatcattcGACAGCCGTagtttttctgtgttttaatTTCTTCTAGACAAAACATTATCCCATTTTAATATCAACCATTTACCAATTATcagccataacatgaaaataatttatgGCTTATTGGTGTCAACTAAATTTGAATATCGCTGCATACATACCTAACAtcgtaatttattcttgtgatagcAACGCTGAATCTTCAGCAGCTGtttctccagtctccagtgtcacatgatcctttagaaatcatttttagcattttttatcaatatgataaatgttggaaacagttggagctgcttaatattttgtaccatgcttttaggattctttgaaaattggaagttgaaaagaacagcatttgattTAATAGACAcctttagtaacattataaatgtctttactgtcactttagatcaatttaatgcttccttgctgaatattaatttctttaaaaaaaaaaagaaaaatgttgaatGATAGTATTCAGATGTATCTGCATATGAGGCTGGAAAAttaagaaagtattttaacatcaaaataGTACATCACACCCAACGTAGCAAAACTTTGGTCTCTTTGGACATTGCAGCAAGCAGCTGTTCTCTGAAGCAGCTGTGTATTCTAGAATAATTTGTAAAGTTCTAGATGTTCTTCACTCCCGAGGCAGTCTCATTTCCCTGACTCAGAAGCAGGTGCCCGGCGTTTGGCTGGTAGCCACCGCACTTCAGAGGAGATGAAGGTCAGAACgagggatgaggaagaggaagaacagGCGCCTATCAGGCTGCTGTTGTCTGTGATAAGCTGTGAGCTGAGCTGGAGGAAAGGAGAGGGAGGGTGGAATCAGAGAGGAAGATGTGTCCAGTCCGCAGGTGCAGGCAGATAGTATTCTTAACCGTCTTATTAAAAAACATTGACCTTCACAGGACGCCTCAGAACCAGATCCAGGATCACAGTAAAGACTCCAAAAGCTCAGATGGAGAGTAAAGTTTTGTCTCACAAATATCTAAAACCGGAGGTGTAAAGATATGCTGAAATTTTAAAAAGTGGTCATTTATTTAGAGCTGATGTGCTGATCTAGTGAGGGTTGTAACAGGAATGTCAGTGTTTCAAGATTCCCCGGAGTGAACTAGAGGTTAAGCACCTAGTTAAAGGACACAATGATCACCCCTTCAGTACTTAATCAACATTTTGGTTTTGTGATTCTGTGTTTCCTGGTGTGAACTGAGAGTCGCTAAATTCATATAACAAGACAGATTTGCACTCCACTCTTCAGGATTTAAAAGAGTAGTGCTACAACAAATATGTATATGTTATATGAAATTTGAGCTAAATAATTTattcacaaaaatacatttggaaGGTTTTTATATGAAGGCTATTATATGAGTTTTGACCTAAGGTGGTAAGAAATCAACTTTATATTGCATTCTccttaaattttaaatgaatgagtgAATTGAAATGAATCACTCGGGGttgcttttttattaattgtaaaaatgaattacTTATTCATTATGCCATTTCAGACATATATGCAATTGTTCTTTCTGTCAAACACAAAAGGAGGCATTTTAAAGAATTCTTAGGCAGTTCTTGGCATACAGTGACAGTTCTGTTCAGCCCTAAGAGGACCTGTTGTTCagtcttaaaatatttaaacttttgtGTTCGACGGAAATAAATGcagtgagggtgagtaaataatgagagaattccattcatttatttttatagtcaATGAGTCATTTGTTGAATCAGACTCATCAGAGTAATGAACTGAATCAGTCAGATGACTCACTTCTTCAGTCAGTTGGCTTTGATAACTGcagattaaaatgaataaaaaattaacaaaatgaagTCCTCTTAGAAACTTGGAGTCTAATGTGTTTAATGTAAGTATATGTCTCTGTCTGCAGTACCTGGTCAGTGTCCCTCTAAGGATGTTCAGACTGTGGGCGTTTATGGGCATGATGGCAcaggtatgatttttttttttgtgtgtgtaaattgtCTAATTATCTTTTTTTGGCAGTAGTTATTTACAGTTTacttaaaaaatactaataatttgttTCAGCTCCCACTGGCATGGTTTGTGGCCAGGTTTCTTCGTGGAAATTATGGAAACGCTGCTGTGTGGCTATCACTCATTATTGGTCAACCTATTGCAGTTCTGATGTATGTTCATGACTACTATGTTACCCACTGCCAGGACGACCCCACAATCACTGAAGCTCTGTAATCACACAAAGTTGTGGACTCGGCTAAGCAGCTAGACTTCTGCATATTCCAAAGGTACTAATGGGAGTGATACAATTGAAGAGTCCTGACTCCCGGCAGTCAGATTTCCATGAAGTCTTCAAATAAACTCCTAGCTCTAGGCTATGTTTAAACCTTTATGAAAAATGACAACAGCCAGTCTATGGAAATCTTTTCTAGAAATGCAAGAAGAAAGCACAAGGGTCTATAAGCTTCTGAATGTGACTTCACAGGTGTTGATTGTTCATTTTTTTACTTGCTCATTACTAAATGAAACTGTCCTGATTTTtttgagagtgtgttttatgcatTACTAGCAGGACCTCCTGTTCAGGAGACTTTCTAACACTCAGGTCCATATTCTGgtcattcttttttcttctcttttttagcattttaacacATGCCTTTAGTTCAAATATTGTGAAAACTCCTTAAACTGGACATTAATCCTGTATaaatatatgttgttgttttttttttttttgttttttttactaaatgcCACTACATATATCGATAGAATATGCAAGGAGAGCATGTACAGAcagaaatatgcatttttattttattttatgaatacatttttaaacccaTATGTGAGCAAACACtttgtttatgtatgtttttttgcaAAGGGAAACGAgagaaaatgtttgtaaaatccGTTCATGTTACGTCCAtatgttttaattgatatttgttgcaataattttgaattgcatttttatgtcTCTAAACTGTTGTTCAAAAGTGCTGAGATGCCATCTGCGCTCAGTTATGGGCATTATGGGACCTGTTCATCAAAAGTGCGCCGCCCTGTGGCGAATGTTGAGAATAAACAACCCTGCAAACGATGTAACTCTGgcacatttaatttgatttattttaatttttgtgcaGGCATTTATCAAGTGTAATTGTATTCAAGAGAGAACCGGATGCATTGTAATCACAATTGTTATTTTTCACTGATACAGGGCAATTCGTCCTCACGTTGAAGGTGCCAGATCCTCACAATCAGAGCAGGTCTGTGATAAATGGCTTAGAGATAAGTCTTATAATAGCGCCGGGTCTTATTGTATGAACTTCCTATCATGTGTGCCGCTGATAGTGCTTCACCGTGCTGCGATCTGTTTAGTATACATTGCCATACAAGATTGGAACAGCCGAAGAGTGATTACGGTGCAGAAAATCACTGCTGTAGATGTCACTGTTTATTTAGTTAAACAACAACaagtttgaaaacattacaattttgGGAAAAACTATATAACTATAACTCACTACTAGCCTATATAATATGCTAAGCAGGTACTGTATAccatataaacaaataatttttttttcagcaaggatggattcaagcaaaaaaaagtgtcaggAAAGCACTTTAACATCTGCGTTAGTTGAAATATTCTGAAATGTTCTGAAATTAAAAATTTCTTAATTTTCCAACTCCTTAAagttgtttggtttttgtttttaaactaaaTGCCAGTCCATAAGCCAGTAGacagaaatgtgaattttatttttttatacaataccAAAAAAGTTTGTGCTGTTTGTATAAagtttttctcaaaaatattagCAACTGAGATATACCCCTGTGATAGCCCGCTCTCATCCCTATAGTCTGGACAGACATAAAGCTGGATGGGAATGTGCTCCAGTCTCAGTATTGTAGCCCCTGAGGGTTGGGTTTGATATGCATGGAGCTTCAGGCATGCTCCAACTCATTCACCTAAAAACAACCAGTACTTCTTACAAAAAACACTCAATACGATTTCTTTTATGGAGCCAGTCTGGagcaatataaattacatttatttaatttattttttagttagatttttttttaaaaaacaaaatcttgatataatttttttttattgtttaacgaTTATTTAGTTACCAACACTTGAGATTCCTATTGATTAACATGCATGACTTTCAAGAGTTTATGGGCATCCTGTAAATGCCACTTCTAGACATGATTCACATACTTCCAGTGCTGTTAAACAGTATTGAGACAGGACAGCACACTCTTTCAGGGATTTTAAAATCACTCTCAGTCACATTGGAGCCTAACTTGGTTGTAGAAATTTCGGAAACATCAGGACAGACCCTTGACGGATGGTGATGGATGAGTTTGTAATGTCAGGGTTCATCCAAACTAACTCAATCTTCCTGTGAGCGAGAGGATGAAGGGAGGGAAGGAAGGAAACAACAAAAGAGTGAAACTGACAGTGAGGGACACAAAAAGAGACATGCAACATAGACAAGGTGGAGAGAAGATTTTCTTATGGCCTCTTCAAGGTGAATATGTTCAGCATGTTTAAAGCACATGGGATtggttttatttagatttattatactatttaatcattttttttttttctttattggacAGATGGTAAAACTTAGTCATTATATAtactctccgtgtgtgtgttatattttgGATCCCCTCAAATGTTCCCAGACCTTGGTGTTTTGTCCCATTTTTTGTCTGTCTGTTACAAAGCAGTTTTTGGGGGATCATCCTCGAGCCAAAGCATTCAGCCTACATCAAAATCTGTGACGGTGACTCACACAAAGATATTTATGTGGACATTATTAACACTGTTTCTCAAAAGAAAGTCAAAGTCTTGTCAGTCTTCTGCTCTTTGTATAGCTTGTAGATTTAATTTTACTGTCAGTGTGAAACtgccaaaaatgaacaaaacggttcaaatgttatttatttcagaggaGTATAACTTAATTTTAATCATGCAACCGTGCTTGACATCATTCAAAGATTTAAAGCAATTCTGTGGAGTTTCGCATCTGATGtctaaacaattattttgatcAATAAACATTGTATATTGTTCTGTCTTTTCAATTAATATGTAAATTGAGCAGAGGCCCGAGTAAATAAACACATGAAAGAGCCAAGAAGAAGACTTCAGACACTGCTCAGAATTAATTTGTGTATAGAGGGATCCACATCTATTCCCATGAATCCCAGTATCCAAACAAATTCTTCCCATTAGTCTTAATTATTAACACATCTCGTCCTGAACACCATTTGAACGTTGCCAGAATAGGCTGTTTGTTTATCAGGCTCATTCTTTCTGTGATGAAAGGAAAGCATATTTGTTTTAGCAAGCAATTTTCCATGATGCCACATTGTACCATGTGACACGGGTTCAAGATGTATACACACAGTCTTATACTaaataaattgtcatttatttttatgttctgcATACTAAATGTACAACTTGACCTGATAAACAGTTTGCAACTATACATGTTATACTACTGTAAATTAGCTG encodes:
- the LOC128031080 gene encoding diacylglycerol O-acyltransferase 1-like — translated: MTDNGDFGPITRNRRRATITSAKSETVKHRNGATASASDLTSGAKARESFTKTLKLNEDSKQKCDRYDRMSCHKLQESMLSSASGFKNYRGILNWCVVMLVLSNARLFLENLLRYGILVDPIQVVSLFLKDPYSWPAACLVLVSNVFIFVALYTERKLAMGSISEKAGLLIYIFNLTVILCFPVVVVLKLPSITPVGGAFALGVYTILFLKMYSYKDVNRWCRERTQVKARSLSRSLSCPSSPSASSRMQSHVSYPGNLSLRDMYYFVFAPTLCYELNFPRSESIRMGFLLRRLFEMLLLTQLLVGLTQQWMVPIIRSSMKPLQEMDYSRMTERLLRLAVPNHLIWLIFFYCFFHSSMNFVAEILRFGDREFYRDWWNSETITYFWQNWNIPVHKWCLRHFYKPLLRRGAGKLLSQSAVFFASAFFHEYLVSVPLRMFRLWAFMGMMAQLPLAWFVARFLRGNYGNAAVWLSLIIGQPIAVLMYVHDYYVTHCQDDPTITEAL